The following are encoded together in the Candidatus Woesebacteria bacterium genome:
- the ybeY gene encoding rRNA maturation RNase YbeY, with protein MIKIYVIKQSNYGVSTPKVKKALAKFLKSRGIVSDTEVDVAIVGENKMLGLAEDYLGEKDVLHNVLTFPASETKTEFISPPDGVIRLGQIVVCYPKAKEEANSEGVMIDDKVIELVNHGALHLLGIHHS; from the coding sequence ATGATAAAAATTTACGTAATTAAGCAATCAAACTACGGTGTTAGTACTCCGAAGGTAAAAAAAGCACTCGCAAAATTTTTAAAAAGTAGGGGTATTGTGTCGGATACGGAAGTTGATGTTGCCATCGTTGGTGAAAATAAAATGTTAGGATTGGCTGAAGATTATTTGGGAGAAAAGGATGTCCTCCATAACGTTTTAACTTTTCCTGCAAGTGAAACAAAAACGGAATTTATTAGTCCACCGGATGGGGTGATACGCTTGGGACAAATTGTTGTCTGTTATCCAAAAGCCAAAGAGGAAGCCAACAGTGAGGGAGTCATGATCGATGATAAAGTTATTGAGCTGGTAAATCACGGAGCACTTCATCTTCTTGGTATTCATCATTCATAA
- a CDS encoding GatB/YqeY domain-containing protein, protein MISSDIQKQLIEAMKAHDAVRVSTLRMLNSELKNARIDKKEDLSEEDELKVVKKEAKKRKDAIEGFESGGNKIAADKEREELKILETYLPTEMSDEDVIKIVDQVILEVGAKSITDMGKVMQAAVAKVEGRADGKRVLDFVKLKLSQGNL, encoded by the coding sequence ATGATAAGTAGCGATATTCAAAAACAACTTATAGAGGCGATGAAGGCACATGACGCAGTGCGTGTCTCGACACTTCGCATGTTGAACTCCGAATTGAAAAATGCTCGGATTGACAAAAAGGAAGATTTGTCTGAGGAAGATGAATTGAAAGTTGTAAAAAAAGAAGCCAAAAAAAGAAAGGATGCGATTGAAGGTTTTGAATCTGGTGGAAACAAAATTGCCGCCGATAAAGAAAGAGAAGAACTAAAAATTCTTGAGACATATTTACCGACGGAAATGTCAGATGAAGACGTTATTAAAATTGTCGATCAAGTAATTCTCGAAGTTGGAGCAAAATCAATAACCGATATGGGGAAAGTAATGCAAGCCGCGGTAGCAAAAGTGGAAGGACGAGCAGACGGCAAAAGAGTATTGGACTTTGTCAAGCTAAAACTTAGCCAAGGCAATTTATGA
- a CDS encoding HIT domain-containing protein — protein sequence MFCKIVEGKLPAKVREETKNVIAFDSIDPIATTHIIIIPKEHIVSFIDIQKSHHETIIDMMEVINKLIQARDISAGYKIIVNGGKYQVVKHLHWHLVGGKLGELNAL from the coding sequence GTGTTTTGTAAAATAGTTGAAGGAAAACTACCGGCGAAAGTGAGGGAGGAAACAAAAAATGTCATTGCTTTTGATAGCATAGATCCCATTGCCACAACCCATATTATAATTATCCCCAAAGAGCATATCGTATCCTTTATCGACATACAAAAATCACACCACGAAACGATTATAGACATGATGGAAGTAATTAATAAATTAATACAAGCTCGAGATATTTCGGCTGGTTACAAAATTATAGTTAATGGTGGAAAGTATCAAGTTGTGAAACATTTGCATTGGCACCTTGTTGGAGGTAAACTTGGAGAATTAAACGCATTATGA